From Butyricimonas paravirosa, one genomic window encodes:
- a CDS encoding TetR/AcrR family transcriptional regulator — MTESVSNENLETKIIEIAKQQFIENGFAETSMSDIAAKVGINRPGLHYYFRTKERMFQAVFGEIVLFLLPKIQDIVLQKDKPVTERVGGVIDAYFEVFSENPRLPLFVMRESNRDVNHLINTLADLRLERNFLEIARSLQDEMDSGRLKPVPLRFVFFTFYSLLIMPFVMKDLCASLFLEKGESFEEMFARWKPYIVMQMDNLLRVD, encoded by the coding sequence ATGACGGAATCTGTTAGTAATGAGAATCTGGAAACAAAGATTATAGAGATAGCTAAACAACAATTTATAGAAAACGGTTTTGCCGAGACCAGCATGAGTGATATTGCGGCGAAGGTGGGTATTAACCGTCCGGGGTTGCATTATTATTTTCGGACGAAGGAGCGGATGTTTCAGGCTGTTTTCGGGGAGATCGTGCTGTTTCTGCTCCCCAAAATACAGGATATTGTCTTGCAGAAGGATAAACCTGTTACGGAGCGTGTAGGGGGTGTCATTGATGCTTATTTTGAGGTATTTAGTGAAAACCCGCGTTTGCCGTTGTTCGTGATGAGAGAATCGAATCGGGATGTTAATCATTTGATCAACACGCTTGCCGATTTACGATTGGAACGGAATTTTCTAGAGATAGCGCGAAGTTTGCAAGATGAGATGGATTCCGGGCGACTGAAGCCTGTACCTCTACGTTTTGTCTTTTTCACGTTTTATAGCTTGTTGATCATGCCTTTCGTGATGAAAGACCTTTGTGCATCTCTTTTTCTTGAAAAAGGGGAGTCTTTTGAAGAGATGTTTGCCCGTTGGAAACCTTATATCGTCATGCAGATGGATAATTTATTACGTGTGGATTGA
- a CDS encoding 3-oxoacyl-ACP synthase III family protein: protein MELYINAFAHYLPDDRVPNSYFKDVNGLDDEWIRTRTGISTRSKAGENENTNTMALEAVKRLNEKLPFPIEEVDLIVAATYSPHDTVATAAHMIQRHFKARAARCLTVSAACSSFINAMEIVEGYFAMNKATKAIVVASEHNTEYSNETCPQSGHLWGDGSVAIAISTMPEGEKAARILNIFTRGLGHIGKADTAVYLRPHHGGIGMPEGRDVFINACHYMIEGLNAVTNSQGIKLTDLKFIASHQANKRIMATVARQIDFPEDHMLSNIEEVGNTGCPSCAIALSQNLDRVDHGDLVALSVFGGGYSCGAALLQFL from the coding sequence ATGGAATTATATATCAACGCCTTCGCCCATTATCTCCCGGACGACCGAGTACCAAACTCCTACTTCAAGGACGTAAATGGTCTGGACGACGAGTGGATTCGCACCCGTACCGGAATAAGCACCCGGAGCAAGGCTGGCGAAAACGAGAACACGAATACCATGGCCCTGGAGGCTGTTAAACGCCTGAATGAAAAACTACCCTTCCCCATAGAGGAAGTCGACTTGATCGTGGCAGCCACTTACTCGCCTCACGACACGGTAGCCACGGCAGCACACATGATACAACGCCATTTCAAAGCACGAGCTGCACGTTGTCTCACCGTTTCGGCAGCCTGCTCCTCGTTTATCAATGCCATGGAAATCGTTGAAGGGTATTTTGCCATGAACAAGGCAACGAAAGCAATCGTCGTGGCATCCGAGCATAACACGGAATACAGCAACGAGACGTGTCCGCAAAGCGGTCATCTATGGGGTGACGGGTCTGTGGCTATTGCCATCTCCACTATGCCGGAAGGAGAAAAAGCCGCCCGCATACTTAATATATTCACCCGCGGACTTGGCCACATCGGTAAAGCAGACACTGCCGTATATTTACGCCCACATCACGGGGGGATCGGAATGCCGGAAGGACGTGACGTGTTTATCAATGCCTGCCATTACATGATCGAAGGCTTAAATGCTGTAACCAACAGCCAAGGTATAAAACTGACAGACTTGAAATTCATCGCATCACACCAAGCGAACAAGCGAATCATGGCTACCGTCGCACGTCAGATCGATTTTCCGGAAGATCATATGCTGTCGAACATTGAAGAGGTAGGTAACACGGGATGTCCCAGTTGCGCCATCGCCTTATCGCAAAACCTTGACCGGGTCGACCATGGCGACCTCGTGGCTCTCTCCGTGTTCGGGGGTGGATACTCTTGCGGGGCAGCGCTATTACAATTTCTTTAA